The Formosa sp. Hel1_33_131 genome window below encodes:
- a CDS encoding lysophospholipid acyltransferase family protein, which yields MGLFKKNIFGQFLFFKKWIIRIAGVLSHRRYRGFNELQIEGSEILRNLPQNNVLFISNHQTYFADVMAMFHVFNAALSGRDDNIKNVGYLWNPKLNVYFVAAKETMKSGFLPKMFALAGSISIERTWRASGENVNRQVKMSDISNINKALTDGWVITFPQGTTTPFKPIRKGTAHIIKHYQPIVVPIVIDGFRRSFDKKGIRVKKKNILQSMEIKAPLEIDYEKESIEQIVEKIEYAIEQHSSFMKVISQEELLEKESLNKKRKW from the coding sequence ATGGGTCTTTTCAAGAAAAATATATTCGGTCAATTTTTATTCTTTAAAAAATGGATCATTCGAATTGCAGGGGTATTAAGTCACCGACGTTACAGAGGATTTAACGAACTTCAGATAGAAGGCTCCGAAATTTTACGAAATTTACCCCAAAATAATGTCTTGTTTATTTCTAACCATCAAACGTATTTTGCGGATGTGATGGCGATGTTTCATGTGTTTAACGCAGCCCTCAGCGGACGCGATGACAATATTAAAAACGTAGGCTACTTGTGGAATCCGAAATTGAATGTCTATTTTGTAGCGGCGAAAGAAACCATGAAATCTGGATTTCTCCCAAAAATGTTTGCTCTTGCGGGGTCTATCAGTATTGAAAGAACGTGGCGTGCTTCTGGCGAAAACGTGAACCGACAGGTTAAAATGAGCGATATTTCTAATATTAATAAAGCTCTAACCGATGGCTGGGTGATTACATTTCCTCAGGGAACCACCACTCCTTTTAAGCCCATTCGTAAAGGAACGGCACATATTATCAAGCATTACCAACCCATTGTTGTGCCAATTGTAATTGATGGTTTTCGACGGTCGTTTGATAAAAAAGGCATCCGTGTGAAGAAGAAAAATATTCTTCAGTCGATGGAAATTAAAGCCCCTTTAGAGATTGATTATGAAAAGGAATCGATTGAACAAATCGTAGAAAAAATTGAGTATGCGATTGAACAACATTCCTCATTCATGAAAGTGATTTCTCAAGAAGAATTGTTGGAAAAAGAATCGCTGAACAAAAAACGTAAATGGTAA
- a CDS encoding NUDIX hydrolase, translating to MRFKAFEKAISEINKLSLPGIETQLKMAPSFRKQLMERYKEEQKSAKLAAVLALFYPSKEGETLLVLILRKSYKGVHSAQVGFPGGKPEPEDDGMEATALRETWEEIGVSSEKIKVLRELTSIYIPPSNFLVSLFLGIAHAPLTFTLQPSEVDAVLEVSLTDFMDDKSEVVSEILAADGTAYEVPAFKLNGRIVWGATAMMLIEIKSMLNQILKK from the coding sequence ATGAGATTTAAGGCATTTGAAAAAGCGATTTCAGAAATAAATAAACTTAGTTTACCTGGCATAGAGACGCAGTTAAAAATGGCTCCTTCATTTCGAAAGCAATTAATGGAACGTTATAAAGAAGAACAGAAATCCGCAAAATTGGCGGCTGTTTTGGCGTTATTTTACCCGAGTAAAGAAGGGGAGACGCTCTTGGTTTTAATATTACGTAAATCCTATAAAGGGGTACATTCTGCGCAAGTGGGATTCCCAGGAGGAAAACCAGAACCCGAGGATGATGGGATGGAAGCCACCGCTTTGCGAGAGACTTGGGAAGAGATTGGTGTTTCTTCTGAAAAAATTAAAGTCCTCCGCGAATTGACCTCTATTTATATACCGCCCAGTAATTTTTTGGTATCTCTTTTTTTAGGGATTGCACATGCGCCACTGACGTTCACACTTCAACCTTCCGAAGTAGATGCAGTTCTGGAAGTGTCTTTGACAGACTTTATGGATGACAAGTCTGAGGTAGTCTCTGAAATATTAGCTGCGGATGGTACTGCCTACGAGGTACCGGCTTTTAAACTCAACGGACGTATTGTTTGGGGAGCGACCGCCATGATGTTGATAGAAATTAAATCAATGTTAAATCAAATTTTAAAAAAATAG
- a CDS encoding DUF1456 family protein, with product MGLNNNDIFKKLRVAHKLRDDDIVKICSLKDFKITKSELNAIFRNETHPKYMECGDQFLRNFLDGLIIHLRGPMPPKASKSTPDTKK from the coding sequence ATGGGATTAAACAACAACGATATATTCAAAAAACTTAGAGTCGCTCATAAATTAAGAGATGACGATATTGTAAAAATTTGCAGTCTAAAAGATTTTAAAATCACAAAAAGTGAACTAAATGCGATTTTTAGAAACGAGACCCACCCCAAATATATGGAGTGTGGAGATCAGTTTTTAAGGAATTTCTTAGACGGACTCATCATTCACTTAAGAGGACCTATGCCACCTAAGGCTTCGAAGTCCACACCTGACACTAAAAAATAA
- a CDS encoding RNA polymerase sigma factor: MKLSSEHNFVELLQKHQNIVHKICSLYTNDSDAHKDLFQEITIQLWKAYPKFRGDSKFSTWMYRVGLNTSITLYRKSLRRVESQSIEPVAYKLSYEEYDDTKDEQLKLIYAAVHKLNDIEKGIVFLYLENKNYKEISETLGISEVNARVRMNRIKTKLKTQLNS; encoded by the coding sequence TTGAAATTATCATCAGAACATAATTTTGTAGAACTTTTGCAAAAGCACCAGAACATCGTGCACAAAATTTGCAGTCTTTATACCAATGATTCTGATGCGCATAAGGATTTGTTTCAAGAGATAACCATTCAGTTATGGAAGGCGTATCCGAAGTTTAGAGGGGACTCAAAATTTAGCACTTGGATGTACCGAGTGGGTCTAAACACCTCCATCACTCTCTACCGAAAATCCTTGCGACGGGTCGAAAGTCAGAGTATTGAACCTGTCGCCTATAAGCTTTCTTATGAGGAGTATGATGACACCAAGGATGAACAATTGAAACTAATTTATGCTGCCGTGCATAAGTTAAACGACATCGAAAAAGGAATTGTTTTCTTGTATTTAGAAAACAAAAATTATAAAGAAATTAGTGAAACACTAGGGATTAGTGAAGTCAATGCTCGCGTGCGAATGAACCGAATTAAAACAAAACTAAAAACCCAGTTAAATTCTTAG
- a CDS encoding M3 family metallopeptidase: MKITVPKSYLKVFCLSLLTLIISCKKDMKTQAENVLLQEWNGPYGGVPAFDKMTVNDIQEAVETGMELNLAEIEAIANSTEPATFENTIAAMERSGAELDRVFSYYGIMSANMSSPEFREIQGVLAPKLSEFSSKINQNKALFERIKTVYDASLVTPLDADQQRVVELTYNGFAMRGAELGAEKKARYAAIDKELSSLYNTFSDNVLHDEENYVTFLNDDQLDGLSEGFIKSAAAIATEKGKEGSYAITNSRSSMDPFLTYSTNRDLRKQVWTNYYARGDNGDEYDNNSIIAQILKLRRERVELLGHKNYAEWRLQDRMAKTPENALALMEAVWPASIARVHEEVADMQAVANASGVKITIEPWDYRFYAEKVRVAKYDLNSDEVKQYLQLDKLRDAMFYVAGRLFNYEFTPVPEGSVPVFQEDVKVWEVTDKDSGAHIGLWYLDPYARQGKRSGAWATTYRSHTTFDGKKTVLASNNSNFVKPAEGEALLVSWDDATTFFHEFGHALHFFSSNVKYPTLNGGVRDYTEFQSQLLERWLSTDEVINQFLVHYKTGAVIPQELVAKIKKAATFNQGFGTTEYLASALMDMKLHLADPENIDIDAFERQTLADLKMPTELPMRHRTPHFGHVFSGEGYATAYYGYMWADVLTADAAEAFQEAPGGFYDKEVAQRLVKYLFEPRNSMDPAEAYRLFRGRDAEKEALMRDRGFPVN; this comes from the coding sequence ATGAAAATTACTGTACCAAAATCTTACCTCAAAGTTTTTTGTTTGAGTCTTCTAACCCTGATTATAAGTTGTAAAAAAGACATGAAAACACAAGCTGAAAATGTATTATTACAAGAGTGGAATGGCCCCTACGGCGGCGTTCCAGCCTTTGATAAAATGACTGTGAATGACATTCAAGAAGCCGTAGAAACAGGCATGGAACTCAATCTTGCAGAGATCGAAGCCATTGCAAATTCAACAGAGCCAGCCACCTTTGAAAACACCATCGCAGCGATGGAACGCTCAGGAGCAGAATTGGACCGTGTGTTTTCCTATTATGGAATTATGAGTGCCAATATGTCGTCTCCTGAATTCAGAGAAATACAAGGCGTACTCGCGCCAAAACTGTCTGAGTTTTCTTCTAAAATCAATCAGAATAAAGCGCTTTTTGAACGCATTAAAACGGTCTATGATGCGTCTTTAGTGACGCCTTTGGATGCCGACCAACAACGTGTTGTTGAACTTACGTATAACGGTTTTGCCATGCGTGGTGCAGAATTAGGTGCAGAAAAGAAAGCCCGTTATGCAGCGATCGACAAGGAATTATCATCCCTCTATAACACCTTCTCAGACAATGTACTTCACGATGAAGAAAATTATGTGACCTTTTTAAATGACGATCAGTTGGATGGACTTTCAGAAGGATTTATTAAATCTGCCGCCGCCATCGCCACTGAAAAAGGAAAAGAAGGCAGTTATGCGATTACAAATTCGCGTTCGTCAATGGATCCATTCCTCACCTATTCTACAAACAGAGATTTAAGAAAACAAGTGTGGACCAATTATTATGCACGTGGTGACAATGGAGATGAATACGATAACAATAGCATCATCGCACAAATTCTGAAATTACGTCGAGAACGTGTAGAATTATTAGGACATAAAAATTATGCCGAATGGCGTTTACAAGATCGCATGGCAAAAACGCCCGAAAATGCGTTGGCTTTGATGGAAGCCGTTTGGCCAGCATCCATCGCGCGTGTTCATGAAGAAGTGGCGGACATGCAAGCGGTGGCAAATGCGAGTGGCGTGAAAATTACGATTGAACCTTGGGATTACCGTTTCTATGCCGAAAAAGTACGGGTGGCAAAATACGATTTAAACAGTGATGAAGTGAAGCAATACCTTCAACTCGACAAATTGAGAGATGCGATGTTTTACGTCGCAGGACGTTTGTTTAATTATGAGTTTACGCCAGTGCCAGAAGGCAGTGTCCCTGTTTTCCAAGAGGATGTAAAGGTTTGGGAAGTGACGGACAAAGATTCTGGAGCCCATATTGGACTTTGGTATCTAGACCCCTATGCACGTCAAGGGAAACGTTCTGGAGCGTGGGCAACCACCTACCGAAGTCATACCACCTTTGATGGTAAAAAAACAGTGTTGGCTTCTAACAACTCCAACTTTGTGAAACCTGCAGAAGGTGAAGCCTTGTTAGTCTCCTGGGACGATGCGACCACCTTTTTTCATGAGTTTGGACATGCTTTGCACTTCTTTTCATCCAATGTAAAATACCCCACTTTAAACGGCGGTGTCAGAGATTATACAGAGTTTCAATCTCAATTGTTAGAACGTTGGTTGTCCACGGACGAAGTGATCAATCAGTTTTTAGTGCATTATAAAACGGGTGCTGTGATTCCACAAGAATTGGTGGCAAAAATCAAAAAAGCAGCGACGTTTAACCAAGGGTTTGGAACGACTGAATATTTAGCTTCTGCATTGATGGACATGAAACTTCACCTTGCAGACCCTGAAAACATTGATATTGATGCGTTTGAAAGACAAACCTTAGCAGACCTCAAAATGCCGACAGAACTTCCAATGCGTCACCGCACGCCTCATTTTGGACATGTATTTTCTGGGGAAGGTTATGCCACTGCTTACTATGGCTATATGTGGGCAGATGTACTGACTGCCGATGCTGCAGAAGCGTTTCAAGAAGCCCCAGGCGGGTTTTATGACAAAGAGGTCGCCCAACGTTTGGTGAAGTATTTATTTGAACCTAGAAACTCTATGGATCCTGCAGAAGCTTACAGATTGTTTAGAGGCCGTGATGCTGAAAAAGAGGCCTTGATGCGCGACCGTGGCTTTCCTGTAAACTAA
- a CDS encoding superoxide dismutase family protein, with protein MKNSILALLLIFSVLSCKQEVKKTNTSDKDMLNTEQKQEPVQKMRSLTIALSPKSNSTVTGTAKFVETNGMVQMTAVIKGLSEGSHAIHIHKTGDCTSTDGKSAGGHWNPTAQPHGKWGAETGYHKGDIGNFMVKNAADDTTVEFSTDEWCIGCGDDTKDILGKGVIVHQGMDDFTSQPSGAAGSRVSCGGIIE; from the coding sequence ATGAAAAATTCGATTCTAGCTTTACTTCTTATTTTCAGTGTATTATCCTGTAAACAAGAAGTCAAAAAAACAAATACGTCTGACAAAGACATGCTTAATACCGAGCAAAAACAAGAACCCGTTCAAAAGATGCGCTCTTTAACAATCGCTCTCAGCCCAAAAAGTAACAGTACAGTGACTGGAACGGCTAAATTTGTAGAAACCAACGGCATGGTTCAGATGACTGCGGTCATCAAAGGACTTTCCGAAGGATCTCATGCGATACATATTCATAAAACAGGTGATTGTACATCTACAGATGGGAAATCGGCTGGAGGGCATTGGAATCCAACGGCGCAACCACATGGAAAATGGGGTGCTGAAACGGGCTACCACAAAGGAGATATTGGGAATTTTATGGTTAAAAACGCAGCGGATGATACAACCGTTGAGTTTAGTACAGATGAATGGTGTATTGGCTGTGGAGATGACACAAAAGATATCCTAGGCAAAGGCGTTATTGTGCACCAAGGTATGGACGATTTTACATCTCAACCCTCAGGAGCTGCTGGCAGCCGTGTGAGTTGTGGAGGAATTATCGAATAA
- a CDS encoding LETM1-related biofilm-associated protein encodes MNPSGSGWITKLLKLLKAHSEHEFESLEQLYPKLRNVGFLYGSNMATLSHIADNPDYTKEERCKINLVIALYAVHSNTKSTEPFEKSLLKFYKEITLYKSTFIRTILGNNLESILHKRIHIDNNILTKNFSFFVTNALLFMDVMAYQEYLKGEKNAILYLNQFENSIRTLVLTALNSKSLKTSYDDSLIKLLESSFRFTENASHNYKTVIDAAPSELESLYYLDLACMSTWSDLKLEAAEQEFLNILGSDLGISKTLIDQSITSVEIFYKTHKNKIALLNSKNSVQSFYDHTSLMVRKLISRNSKRLFKELKESKELVKLLSQSTQRELNDAEQKQMQEQLLDLLKSIPSLAIFLLPGGALLLPLFVKFIPKLLPSAFDDNRIKD; translated from the coding sequence ATGAACCCATCAGGAAGCGGTTGGATTACGAAACTTTTAAAGCTACTCAAAGCACATTCAGAACATGAATTTGAGTCTTTGGAGCAGTTGTATCCAAAACTTAGAAATGTGGGGTTTTTATATGGGAGTAATATGGCCACACTTAGCCATATCGCTGACAATCCAGATTATACTAAGGAAGAGCGTTGTAAAATCAATTTAGTGATTGCCTTGTACGCAGTCCATTCTAATACGAAATCGACTGAACCCTTTGAAAAAAGTTTATTAAAGTTTTATAAAGAAATCACCTTATATAAATCAACCTTTATACGTACCATTCTAGGGAACAATCTAGAATCTATTCTTCATAAACGCATTCATATTGACAATAATATTCTGACTAAAAATTTTAGTTTTTTTGTGACGAATGCCCTCCTATTTATGGATGTGATGGCGTACCAAGAATATTTAAAAGGAGAAAAAAACGCCATCCTTTATTTAAATCAGTTTGAAAATTCCATTAGAACGTTGGTGTTAACGGCTTTAAATTCTAAATCGCTGAAAACATCTTATGATGACAGTTTGATTAAACTTTTAGAGTCTTCATTTCGATTCACAGAAAACGCTTCCCATAACTATAAAACGGTTATAGATGCTGCTCCCTCAGAATTAGAATCTTTATATTATTTAGATTTGGCGTGCATGTCCACTTGGAGTGATCTCAAACTTGAAGCAGCAGAACAAGAATTTTTAAATATATTAGGATCTGATCTTGGAATTTCAAAGACTCTAATTGATCAATCTATAACTTCGGTAGAAATATTTTATAAAACGCATAAAAACAAAATAGCACTTTTAAACTCCAAAAACAGTGTGCAAAGTTTTTATGACCATACCAGTTTGATGGTGCGTAAGTTGATTTCAAGAAATAGCAAACGCCTGTTTAAAGAATTAAAAGAAAGCAAGGAATTGGTGAAGTTGTTATCGCAATCGACCCAAAGAGAGCTGAATGATGCCGAACAAAAACAAATGCAAGAACAGTTGTTGGACCTCTTAAAATCGATTCCAAGTTTAGCCATTTTCTTATTACCTGGTGGTGCTTTATTATTGCCGCTATTTGTGAAATTTATCCCTAAATTATTACCCTCTGCTTTTGATGACAACAGAATAAAAGATTAA
- a CDS encoding peptidylprolyl isomerase has translation MRLVLLFFLSCVLLSCEGKKTKTIKPQKNDSTSITKEPTAEEKKPNFLLSDANVMEFFLDYDQKHKEDTIRITTDFGTIDVQLFEATKFHRSNFIYLIRKQYFDGTQFYRVIQNFVIQGGNSDDRETSLKRRKIGKYLLPNDHNKGFKHDRGILSMPSKNIENPYKKASPFEFFIVQQQGGAHHLDGDYTIFGKVIRGMEVVDKIAAVPTDASDWPLQNVFIQKIEILN, from the coding sequence ATGCGACTAGTTTTACTTTTCTTTTTAAGTTGTGTTTTGTTGAGTTGTGAAGGTAAGAAAACAAAAACAATCAAGCCCCAAAAAAACGACTCTACTTCCATCACAAAAGAACCGACTGCTGAAGAAAAAAAACCAAACTTTCTTCTAAGCGATGCGAATGTCATGGAGTTTTTCTTGGACTACGACCAAAAGCATAAAGAAGACACAATAAGAATCACCACCGATTTTGGAACCATTGATGTCCAATTGTTTGAGGCGACTAAGTTCCACCGCTCCAATTTTATTTACCTTATAAGAAAACAGTATTTCGACGGGACTCAATTTTACAGAGTCATTCAAAATTTTGTCATTCAAGGGGGCAATAGCGATGACCGAGAAACGTCCCTAAAACGACGGAAGATTGGGAAATACTTACTTCCTAATGATCACAACAAAGGGTTTAAACACGACCGTGGCATACTCAGTATGCCGAGCAAAAACATAGAAAACCCCTACAAAAAGGCCTCCCCTTTTGAGTTTTTCATTGTGCAGCAGCAAGGCGGAGCCCATCATTTAGATGGTGATTATACTATTTTCGGAAAAGTGATTCGCGGTATGGAGGTGGTGGATAAAATTGCTGCCGTTCCCACCGATGCCTCCGATTGGCCACTTCAAAATGTATTCATCCAAAAAATTGAAATTTTAAATTAA
- a CDS encoding DUF1684 domain-containing protein, translated as MKSYFIIGCFITLFFNCKEGTKQNLMDAAYMDALNQNREIRAENRVKYLELTGLFKLDSTSNTFGKAVSNEFVLPIENLAETIGSIDLSEEALTFNAAKNIKITNAQDEEIETLPLEIDANGNSVQLFHKQLKWQVITRSGALYLRVWDLKNPGIQAFKGFKNYDINSDYIFEANFNYFETARLESVESKLGIPDVTDFIGQLRFMYEGEPYSLDIGSEGFVMVGDLTSGETTYGGGRYMYIDLPETDGTVTLDFNYLFNPPCAYSEFTTCLFPPRQNQLAFSVKAGELLEEAL; from the coding sequence ATGAAATCCTATTTTATAATCGGCTGTTTTATAACACTCTTTTTCAATTGCAAAGAGGGAACTAAACAGAACCTTATGGATGCTGCGTATATGGATGCTTTGAACCAAAACCGTGAAATTCGTGCCGAAAACCGAGTCAAATATTTAGAGTTGACAGGTTTATTTAAGCTAGATTCTACCAGCAATACATTTGGGAAAGCAGTTTCAAATGAATTTGTTTTACCTATTGAAAATTTAGCAGAAACCATTGGAAGCATCGATTTATCAGAAGAAGCACTGACGTTTAATGCCGCTAAAAACATCAAAATTACCAATGCCCAAGATGAAGAAATAGAAACTTTACCACTAGAAATTGATGCCAATGGAAATTCAGTTCAGCTTTTTCACAAGCAGCTAAAATGGCAAGTGATTACCCGATCAGGCGCATTATATCTGAGAGTTTGGGATTTGAAAAATCCTGGCATTCAAGCCTTCAAAGGATTTAAAAATTATGATATTAATAGTGACTATATTTTTGAAGCCAACTTTAACTATTTTGAAACGGCACGTTTAGAATCTGTAGAATCAAAACTAGGGATCCCAGACGTCACCGATTTTATTGGACAACTGCGTTTTATGTATGAGGGCGAACCTTACAGCTTAGATATCGGAAGTGAAGGATTTGTGATGGTTGGAGATTTAACTTCCGGAGAAACCACCTATGGAGGCGGACGCTATATGTATATTGACCTTCCAGAAACAGATGGAACCGTTACTTTGGATTTTAATTATCTTTTTAATCCTCCCTGCGCCTATTCGGAATTTACAACATGTTTATTCCCACCACGACAAAATCAACTCGCTTTTAGCGTTAAAGCCGGAGAACTTCTAGAAGAAGCTCTTTAA